The Arachis ipaensis cultivar K30076 chromosome B07, Araip1.1, whole genome shotgun sequence genome includes a window with the following:
- the LOC107605995 gene encoding wall-associated receptor kinase 1-like, protein MDHREGPLYILISICILQRVEKTYMGVEAYTSKLKPPLLLLLVVAAAHEAAVIQVGPRNCKRTCGSVSIPFPFGTTRECSLAPEFLINCTHHGPYLPSAYLLEDNDYDLQVLNISVDDAELLVSLPVASDCYYNDTTSKKQDKIFNNETDWQFNFGNYSLSWSRNVFTTVGCDTLGLVVTGDFYGDGKPYVKTCFSYCEDRADAMTGSCNGTGCCHIDIPKAEVKEEVLTAISYGFENSLLNNSDKIEYSPCGYAFVAEKGRYDFVSADLNNTKLNNTKFPVVLDWSVGNQTCEEAKKKNSSYACKGPNTTCQPSEKRPGYLCKCRPGFQGNPYHQNGCPQDINECDGPNDCVKGAICLNYPPGNYTCKCPKGLKGDGRNNGTKCQTRKPKSDTQIMLIIALSISVCVISLLMACSYIYWALKKRKLIKMKEQLFQQNGGLLLQQQIATHHQGSTQTAKVFSVEELKKATNNFDECNVLGQGGQGTVYKGLLLDNRVVAIKMSKISDISQVEHFINEVVVLSQINHRNVVKLLGCCLETKVPLLVYEFVPNGTIHDHLHGYTQISSELTWKVRLRIAAETAEALAYLHFATSIPIIHRDVKTSNILLDRDLTAKVSDFGASRIVPLDKTQITTLVQGTLGYLDPEYFHTSKLTEKSDVYSFGVVLAELLTARKALAFDVPEDEKNLAKHFVVSMEEGRLLEIVEKHIVEEAKEEALVEFGNIALRCLKLKGEERPSMKQVAMELERLRVEECGNKVIIASSSAFHVEDGGGVSDISIGVDALNLDSMSLGSGR, encoded by the exons ATGGACCATAGGGAGGGACCTCTATATATCTTGATTTCTATATGCATATTACAGAGAGTAGAAAAAACATACATGGGTGTGGAGGCGTACACATCAAAGCTAAAACCTCCGCTGCTGCTGCTTCTTGTTGTTGCAGCAGCACATGAAGCGGCGGTTatccaagtgggccccagaaactGCAAACGCACATGCGGCTCCGTGAGCATTCCGTTCCCGTTTGGGACCACCAGGGAGTGCTCCCTCGCCCCCGAATTCCTCATCAACTGCACCCACCATGGCCCTTACTTGCCTTCCGCCTACTTATTGGAAGACAACGACTATGACTTACAAGTGCTGAACATATCTGTGGACGACGCCGAACTCCTTGTTTCGTTGCCGGTAGCCAGTGATTGCTACTACAACGACACCACAAGCAAGAAACAGGACAAAATCTTCAATAATGAAACCGACTGGCAGTTTAATTTTGGAAATTATAGCCTCTCATGGAGCCGAAACGTGTTCACAACCGTTGGTTGTGACACACTGGGATTAGTGGTGACAGGGGATTTTTACGGCGATGGTAAACCCTATGTTAAGACATGCTTTTCTTACTGCGAGGATCGCGCTGATGCAATGACTGGGTCCTGTAATGGCACTGGTTGTTGCCATATTGACATACCCAAGGCCGAGGTCAAAGAAGAAGTGTTAACGGCAATCTCTTATGGTTTTGAAAACTCGCTACTCAACAACAGTGATAAGATTGAGTACAGCCCTTGTGGTTATGCGTTTGTGGCGGAGAAAGGACGCTACGACTTTGTGTCCGCAGATCTGAATAACACGAAGTTGAACAATACTAAGTTCCCGGTGGTGCTGGATTGGAGTGTTGGGAACCAGACCTGTGAAGAAGCCAAGAAGAAGAATTCCAGCTATGCATGTAAAGGCCCAAACACCACGTGTCAGCCTTCAGAGAAGCGTCCTGGTTACCTATGCAAATGCCGTCCTGGTTTTCAGGGTAACCCTTATCACCAGAATGGTTGCCCACAAG ATATTAACGAGTGCGATGGACCCAATGATTGCGTCAAAGGAGCAATATGCCTCAACTACCCACCAGGGAACTACACGTGTAAGTGTCCAAAGGGACTCAAAGGAGATGGGAGAAACAATGGAACAAAATGCCAAACCCGAAAGCCCAAATCCGACACACAGATCATGCTTATAATTGCATTGA GTATTAGTGTGTGTGTAATATCCCTACTCATGGCGTGCTCTTACATTTATTGGGctttgaaaaagagaaagctgATTAAAATGAAAGAACAATTGTTTCAACAAAATGGTGGGCTATTGTTACAACAACAAATTGCAACACATCATCAAGGATCAACTCAAACAGCTAAAGTCTTCAGTGTGGAAGAGTTAAAGAAAGCAACCAACAACTTCGATGAATGCAATGTCCTTGGCCAAGGTGGTCAAGGAACCGTTTACAAAGGACTCTTATTGGACAACAGAGTTGTAGCAATCAAAATGTCAAAAATCAGTGACATTAGTCAAGTTGAGCATTTCATCAATGAAGTTGTTGTACTCTCCCAAATCAACCATAGAAATGTGGTTAAGCTCTTGGGTTGTTGCTTAGAAACAAAGGTTCCCCTGCTTGTTTATGAGTTCGTTCCAAATGGTACTATCCATGATCATCTTCATGGTTATACACAAATATCATCAGAGCTTACATGGAAAGTAAGATTGAGAATAGCGGCAGAAACTGCTGAAGCCTTGGCTTACTTGCATTTTGCAACTTCCATTCCCATCATACACAGAGATGTGAAAACCAGTAACATACTCCTTGATCGTGATCTAACCGCAAAGGTTTCCGATTTCGGAGCTTCAAGGATTGTTCCTCTTGATAAAACACAGATAACCACATTGGTGCAAGGAACATTAGGGTATCTTGACCCTGAATACTTTCACACAAGCAAGTTGACTGAGAAAAGCGATGTGTATAGTTTCGGAGTCGTGCTGGCAGAGTTACTTACGGCGAGGAAAGCACTCGCTTTTGATGTGCCTGAAGATGAGAAGAACCTTGCAAAACACTTTGTGGTTTCAATGGAAGAGGGACGTTTACTTGAAATTGTGGAGAAGCACATTGTAgaagaggcaaaagaggaggcACTTGTTGAATTTGGCAATATTGCATTGAGATGCTTGAAGTTGAAGGGAGAGGAAAGACCTTCAATGAAACAAGTGGCGATGGAACTTGAGAGACTTAGAGTTGAGGAATGCGGCAACAAAGTGATTATTGCATCCTCGTCTGCCTTTCATGTTGAAGATGGGGGTGGTGTAAGTGATATTAGTATTGGGGTTGATGCCTTAAACCTAGATTCCATGTCATTGGGTAGTGGAAGATGA